The genome window CCGAATTCGTCGCGGAGTATACCGACGATATACTGACGCTTTCGGAGCCGGATCCGGACGCCGCCGAATAAATGGCGCAAAAGTGAAAAAAACGCTTGACAAACTCGCCGGAACGGTGGTATTATATATGAACGTCGGTGAAGTCGGTCTTTGAAATATCATTGGCTGCGCTGAACCGATAAGGGCCTTTAGCTCAGTTGGTTAGAGCAACCGGCTCATAACCGGTCGGTCCGGGGTTCGAGTCCCTGAAGGCCCACCATACAGGGGTATAGCTCAGTTGGTAGAGCAGCGGTCTCCAAAACCGCGTGCCGAGGGTTCAAGTCCTTCTGCCCCTGCCAGAAAAAAGCACTTGCTTCGGCAAGTGCTTTTTTAATGAAGTCGCCCGCGAGCGGGCTGATGAAGGAATGAAGACGCTTCGCTAATGAAGGAATTGAATGAGAGAAATGAGAGAATCGGGCGACTTCGCTTCATTAGGTGCCACCGCCGCCGTCTTCATTAACAAGCGAATGCGAGTGACTTCATTAGGGCAAAGCCCGTCTTCATTATAATTCCCTTTATCTCATTCCTCCTTGATTAGTTCGCGCAAATATGCTATTATAATTATTAGAGGTGATTGTATGCGCAATGATGAACTTTCAATTCAGTCAATGGGTTTCGCAGTGTCCGTCATCAATCTTGTAAAAGACTTGAAAGCAAAGCATGAAACGATAATTTCAAATCAGATCGGGCGCTCCGGCACGTCGATTGGTGCGAACATCCGAGAAGCGCAGTACGCTCACGGGAAACCGGATTTTATCGCCAAGCTTCAAATCGCGCTTAAAGAAGCAAACGAAACGGGCTATTGGCTTGACTTGCTTTATAAAACGAATTATATAGATGAAAACACATACAAAACACTGGATAATCAATGTGCGTCTATCCGTATAATGCTCGTTGCTTCATGCTCCACTGCAAAATCTCACTTGAAGCATAATGACGTCAGAGGCGAACATGTATGAACGTCGAAAAACCCAAGGCATATTATACCGCGCTGAAGCCTGAGGATATTTGCGGATGTGACTATTGCAGAAACTATATAAAAAGGTTAAAGATTCGTACCCTTTGTTTGATGAGCAGCTGCAAGGTATAGGTGTTGATATTGAGAAGCCGTTTGAAACAATCCCGATAGAGTATGAGGAAGGAGTTGTACAATATACGGGCGTACAATACGTCGTTTTTGGTGACAGAAACATCTTTGTGCCGTTGTCAACAGGTGACGTCTGTATCAGCGTGACTGATAATCATCACGCAACAGATGATATACAAGCCGCTCACTTCATCATTGAAGCCGCTCCGCTGTATCTTCCTTTTGAGTAGTTCTCCTCTTGACATTTTTTTCAAATCATAGTATGCTATAATCACGATGGAAGCCGACGAGTCGGCGTATCCAAATTCACGACAAGGAGATAATCACAATGAAAAAGACGATAGCTGTCGTTATGGCGCTCGTTATGGCGCTGATGCTCGTCGCGTGCGGCGCATCGCAGGAGATGAAGGACGCGGCAGGCACCTATAAGTGCCAGCAGAGCAAGTTCGTCGGCGATACGGAATGGATAACGGACGAGGAGTTTACCCTCGAGTTGAAAGAGGACGGCACCGGCACCCGCACTACCGACGGCACCAGCTATGAGCTGACCTGGAAACTCGAAGGCGAGACCTTCACGATGACAGAGACCTTCCTCGGCCTCACGAACGATTACACCGGCACGCTGAAGGACGGCAAGATCGACATCTTCAACGGCGATCCCGAAAACGATCTTACTTACGAGTACGTTCTCGCCAAGGCGTAATAATCGAATAAACTCAAAGAAAAAAGGCACGCCAAAGGGCGTGCCTTTTTTGATGCGTTTGCTTTACTGATTCTTTTCGCCGCCCCTGTATTCGAGGCAGAGCATCGTCAGATCGTCGAACTGCTCGGCTTCCTTCACGAAGCCGTCGACCGCCGCGCGCACGTTGCGCAGTAATCCTTCCGGATCCGCGTCGGGCTCGGAGTTCAGCGCGGCGAGCATACGGTCGGTGCCGAACAGTTGTTCGCCTGCGTCGGTGGCCTCCGGCACCCCGTCGGTGTAGACGAAGAGCTTAGAGCCGGGGCGCAGCTGCAGCTCGTATTCCTTATACCGCATGCCGTCCATCGCTCCGGCGGCGAGTCCGTGCTTATCCTTGACCAGCTCGAAGGCGCCGTCCGGCTCCTTCAGCGCGGGATACTCGTGGCCCGCGTTCGCGGCGGTGAGCTTGCCGGTGGAGATCTCGAGGATCCCGAGCCAGACCGTTACGAACATCTGTTCGGGGTTGTTCGCGGCAATCTGCTTGTTGACGAGCTCCAGTACCTTCGCGGGCGAAAGCCCCGTCATCGCGGTGTTCTTGATTAGGGCTTTGGTTATCATCATGAATAGCGCGGCGGGTATCCCCTTGCCGGAGACGTCCGCGATGACCGCGGCGAGGTGGTCGTTGTCGAGCATGAAGAAGTCGTAGAAGTCGCCGCCGACCTCCTTGGCGGGATCCATGCTGGCGTAGAGGTCGAATTCATGCCGCTCGGGGAAGGCGGGGAAGACGTTCGGGAGCATCGCGTACTGGATGCGGCTGGCGAGCTCGAGCTCCATGCCGATCCTCTCTTTTTCCGCGGTGATGGTCTTTATCTTTTCCATGTGGTCGTCTATCTCGCGCGCCATATCGGTAACGTCCTCCGAGAGCTGCCCGAGCTCGTTGCGAAGACGAACGCCCGCGAGATCCTTCGACACTGCGCCGCTGTCCTTCGTGGTCTTGTAATCGCGAATGCTGTGCTGCACCTTTTTGATCGGGCGCAGCACGACGAGGTAGATCAGCAGCAGACAGACGGCGGAAAGGACGAGCTGGTTGAGGATCGCCATCGCGGTTCCGGTGCGAGTCTGCGCTTCGATATCGCTTTTGAGCGCGGAAAGGCCGTAGGTCAGGCCGAGAATAACGCTGTGGCCGTCGAAGGAAGTCAGCGTCGAGTAGTAGTCGACGTAGTTGCCCGCGTCGGCGAGGTGGCTGGATTTCTGAAGCGCGCCGCGCATCGCTTCGGTCTGGCTTTCCGCGACGGAGACGACGTTGCCGAGTGGGTAGACCTCCTCGTAGTTCGTGCCTCTGACGGCGCCCGGGTCCGCGGCGCTGAAGAGGAAGAACTGCTTGTCGAACGGCTCCTCCGATACGACGCAGAAAAGGAAATCGACGTGATATGACTGCTTGATCTGATCGACGCGGGTTATCAGGAAGGAGTATATTATCTCGGCGTAGAGCTTCTGATCCTCGGCGGGAAGGGCCTCGCAGTCGGCGTCCGTCATATAGCGCAGCTCCATATCGGGATGGCGCTGTGAGAAAACGCGGCACTTTTCCGCCGTAAGCGTGTCCGCGGCGTACTCGGCGTCGTATTCGATATCGAGTTCGTCCGGATGCTCATACCAGTATTTGATCAGCCATTGACTCGCGGGATACTCGTTTACCGCGCGCCTCGTTTCCTCTGCGATCTCGGAGGCCTGCAGCTCGGTCTGTTTCTTGACGCTGTTGTTGTAGAGGTAGGTCTCGCAGATATACGTCAGCGCGCCGGTTATAAGAACGCCGATAAGAAATATCGCCGCAACTTCGACAAGAAGACTGATGTTCCGTTTTTTGTGTTTAGCGTTCATGTTGTTACCTCGTTGTAGTGGGCGGGTAGGAACCGTATAGTCGAATGATAGCATAATCGGGAATAAGTGTCAAGATATTAGCTGTTTGCGGGGTGAGAATTTGGCGGAAGAAGGAGGAGCTCGTTTCCGTCCTCTTGATCCCGCCAAAATCAAAGCCCCGCCAAAAGGCGGGGCTTTGATTTTGGTGGGAGAGGATGGATTCGAACCATCGAAGTCATCGACAACAGATTTACAGTCTGCCCCCTTTGGCCACTCGGGAACTCTCCCATATTCAGTTTCGCGCCGTCGGTGAAGACAGCGAAAACTATTATACAGTCGCCGCCGCGAAATGTCAATAGTTAATTTTCAAAATATTTGCCTTTCTTTTTCTCACCGCGTGAAGCGCGCGCGAAAAATGCTGTTTTTCCGCGCTTGGTGTTGACATCGCGCCGCCGCGATGCTAATATAATAAATGAAGACTCATCAACGGAGGGGACTTATATGAAACTCAAGAGAATGCTCGGCTTCATACTTTGCCTCGCGCTCTGCGCGGCGGTTTTCAGCGGCTGCGGAAGCAGCTCGGCGGCGGAAAAGGACGTCGTCACGTTCACCGTGACCGATCCCGGCAACGACGTCGGCATACACACGTCTATCCAGAATAAATACCTGAAGGGCGAGGATTACCTGAGCGCTACCGACTACGCGGTCGGAATGCTCGAGCTGAGCCAGCCGGTACCGGTAACGCTCGAATGGTCCGTCGCCGGCGCCGAAGGCAAGGCGGGCAAATATATCGTCAACCTCTCCGAAAAAGAGGATATGTCCAAGCCGAAGGAATACGAGAGCAAGTATAATACCATCCAGATAACCAACCTTAAGATAGGCACGACTTACTACTGGACCGTCACCGCGGTCTTCACTTCCGGCAAGGGCGACGAAAAGACGGAGCAGTCCTACACCTCCGCGGTGCGCAGCTTCACTGTTTCGGCCGACTGCCCGCGCAACCTGTACGTCGACGGCGTGACGAACTTCCGCGACATGGGCGGCTGGCCCACCGAGAGCGGCCGCGTCGTCAAGCAGGGGCTCATCTTCCGCTGCGGCACGATCAGCGACGGCAAGCCCGGCGAAGTCCGCGCCAGAGTTACCGACGAGGGCAAAAAGACGATGCTCGAGGAGCTCGGCGTCAAGTCGGAGCTCGACCTGCGCGTCGCCGAAAACGGCGAGAACGGCCAGATCACAAAGAGCGTGCTCGGCAAGAAGGTCAACTATTACAACTGCCCGATGAGCTACGACGGTAACATCCTCGAGATAAACGCGCCTGAAATAAAGGCGGCGTTCGACGTATTCGCGGATAAAGACAACTACCCGATATTCTTCCACTGCGCGATAGGCACCGACCGCACCGGCTGCGTTGCGTTCCTGCTCAACGGCCTGCTCGGCGTCAGCGAGGAATCCCTGTATCGCGACTATATGTTCTCCAACTACGGCGAGATCTGGGGATC of Clostridia bacterium contains these proteins:
- a CDS encoding four helix bundle protein — protein: MRNDELSIQSMGFAVSVINLVKDLKAKHETIISNQIGRSGTSIGANIREAQYAHGKPDFIAKLQIALKEANETGYWLDLLYKTNYIDENTYKTLDNQCASIRIMLVASCSTAKSHLKHNDVRGEHV
- a CDS encoding SpoIIE family protein phosphatase → MNAKHKKRNISLLVEVAAIFLIGVLITGALTYICETYLYNNSVKKQTELQASEIAEETRRAVNEYPASQWLIKYWYEHPDELDIEYDAEYAADTLTAEKCRVFSQRHPDMELRYMTDADCEALPAEDQKLYAEIIYSFLITRVDQIKQSYHVDFLFCVVSEEPFDKQFFLFSAADPGAVRGTNYEEVYPLGNVVSVAESQTEAMRGALQKSSHLADAGNYVDYYSTLTSFDGHSVILGLTYGLSALKSDIEAQTRTGTAMAILNQLVLSAVCLLLIYLVVLRPIKKVQHSIRDYKTTKDSGAVSKDLAGVRLRNELGQLSEDVTDMAREIDDHMEKIKTITAEKERIGMELELASRIQYAMLPNVFPAFPERHEFDLYASMDPAKEVGGDFYDFFMLDNDHLAAVIADVSGKGIPAALFMMITKALIKNTAMTGLSPAKVLELVNKQIAANNPEQMFVTVWLGILEISTGKLTAANAGHEYPALKEPDGAFELVKDKHGLAAGAMDGMRYKEYELQLRPGSKLFVYTDGVPEATDAGEQLFGTDRMLAALNSEPDADPEGLLRNVRAAVDGFVKEAEQFDDLTMLCLEYRGGEKNQ
- a CDS encoding tyrosine-protein phosphatase, giving the protein MKLKRMLGFILCLALCAAVFSGCGSSSAAEKDVVTFTVTDPGNDVGIHTSIQNKYLKGEDYLSATDYAVGMLELSQPVPVTLEWSVAGAEGKAGKYIVNLSEKEDMSKPKEYESKYNTIQITNLKIGTTYYWTVTAVFTSGKGDEKTEQSYTSAVRSFTVSADCPRNLYVDGVTNFRDMGGWPTESGRVVKQGLIFRCGTISDGKPGEVRARVTDEGKKTMLEELGVKSELDLRVAENGENGQITKSVLGKKVNYYNCPMSYDGNILEINAPEIKAAFDVFADKDNYPIFFHCAIGTDRTGCVAFLLNGLLGVSEESLYRDYMFSNYGEIWGSRDGGAITNYIDRLQKFGGERLSDRIRNYLISIGMTNEQLDTIVEIMLGK